From one Timaviella obliquedivisa GSE-PSE-MK23-08B genomic stretch:
- a CDS encoding response regulator transcription factor: MDNITTDFITIVLVEDHDLTRIGMKAALQRQPDIQILGEAENGTKGLQLLQISRPTVAIVDIGLPDMDGIELTRRFRATQTTETKILILTMHDSEEAVLAAFAAGADSYCMKDTSTEQLVSAIHVTAAGDNWIDPSIASVILKQTRSTETEAVPSVAIEAIDPEFGHLLQNSPLTVRELDVLRLIVEGCSNEAIGKRLYLTVGTVKTHVRNILNKMCVDDRTQAAVRALRAGLVK; the protein is encoded by the coding sequence ATGGACAATATCACGACAGATTTTATTACGATTGTGCTAGTAGAAGATCATGACCTGACTCGTATAGGCATGAAGGCAGCTTTACAACGGCAGCCTGATATTCAAATTCTGGGTGAGGCTGAAAATGGAACGAAGGGTTTGCAGCTACTGCAAATCTCTCGCCCTACTGTTGCTATTGTGGATATCGGGCTGCCTGATATGGATGGAATTGAACTGACGCGACGTTTCCGAGCCACTCAAACAACAGAAACTAAGATTTTAATTCTGACTATGCATGATAGCGAAGAGGCTGTCTTAGCAGCGTTCGCAGCAGGTGCAGATTCTTACTGTATGAAGGATACCAGCACTGAACAACTAGTTAGTGCTATTCATGTGACGGCGGCGGGTGATAACTGGATTGATCCGTCGATCGCTTCTGTTATTCTTAAGCAAACTCGTTCTACTGAAACCGAAGCTGTTCCGAGTGTAGCGATCGAGGCAATTGATCCTGAGTTTGGGCATCTTTTACAAAATTCTCCCTTAACAGTGCGAGAGTTAGACGTATTGAGGTTAATTGTTGAAGGATGCAGCAATGAAGCGATCGGGAAGAGACTTTACTTAACTGTAGGAACTGTCAAAACTCATGTTCGCAACATCCTTAATAAAATGTGTGTTGATGATAGAACACAGGCAGCCGTCCGGGCGCTTCGAGCCGGATTAGTTAAATAA
- a CDS encoding ChaB family protein, translating into MAERTVTAVFQKEEQIDGVVRRLLERGVSREHISVMGRNFESQTRISGFISKRDVILGGLRTGAVFGSLFGSFFSLLSGVGVLFIPFVGPIVAAGPIGALLLGAASGAVIGSAGGGLASVLTTLGMPESKATVYQTRLQAGEFVLMAEVPADRAGEFQLLIESAGGEEMHLADSALPRACEGRCGGAEDLSPEVRAHLSPEAQAAFIESYNASFDKSNDVTQAEQTAWQTIHDHYDEDENGVWSKMKVTA; encoded by the coding sequence ATGGCAGAACGCACTGTCACTGCTGTTTTTCAGAAAGAGGAACAGATTGATGGAGTTGTACGCCGCCTACTAGAACGTGGCGTCTCCAGAGAACATATTTCTGTGATGGGCAGAAACTTTGAGTCTCAGACTCGCATTTCAGGATTTATCTCCAAGCGAGATGTGATTTTAGGAGGTCTGCGCACAGGTGCGGTTTTTGGCTCATTGTTTGGCTCTTTCTTCAGTTTATTGAGCGGCGTTGGTGTGCTTTTTATCCCGTTTGTAGGGCCTATTGTAGCGGCTGGGCCTATTGGGGCGCTGTTGCTGGGAGCGGCAAGTGGCGCAGTTATTGGGAGTGCGGGCGGCGGTTTGGCATCAGTGCTAACCACGCTAGGAATGCCTGAAAGTAAAGCTACGGTTTATCAGACGCGTCTGCAAGCTGGAGAGTTTGTATTAATGGCAGAAGTTCCTGCTGATAGAGCAGGCGAATTTCAACTCCTCATTGAGAGTGCTGGTGGTGAGGAAATGCATCTAGCAGACTCAGCATTGCCCCGAGCCTGTGAGGGACGTTGCGGAGGTGCTGAAGATTTGTCTCCTGAGGTACGGGCGCACTTGTCGCCAGAGGCTCAAGCTGCGTTTATTGAGTCTTACAATGCCTCTTTTGACAAATCGAATGATGTGACTCAAGCCGAGCAGACGGCATGGCAAACTATTCATGATCATTATGATGAGGACGAAAATGGTGTTTGGTCAAAAATGAAGGTCACTGCCTAG